In a single window of the Bacillus clarus genome:
- the spoIIM gene encoding stage II sporulation protein M yields MSHIQENSSLYIFNSVLLLMGVIFGAILVNSLQINQKQDLSFYLNRFFGQVSKGEFAIAGEMFRESYFSQLKYIGFIWILGISIIGLPLIFILLFLKGVVVGFTVGFLVSQHGWNGLLLAFVSVLPQNLIIIPAFLVMTTIAASFSLRMIRHQFIRKITEPLLPLLIRYTCFFLIIGAVLALASSIEAYASPVLMKEVVEAINKK; encoded by the coding sequence ATTTCTCATATACAAGAAAATTCTTCGCTTTACATATTTAATTCTGTTTTATTATTGATGGGAGTAATATTTGGAGCGATTCTTGTGAATAGTTTACAAATAAATCAAAAGCAAGATTTATCATTTTATTTGAATCGTTTTTTTGGACAAGTCTCCAAAGGAGAATTTGCAATTGCGGGTGAAATGTTCCGAGAAAGTTACTTTTCGCAATTAAAATACATCGGATTTATTTGGATTTTAGGAATTTCTATTATCGGATTGCCACTTATTTTTATTTTATTATTTTTAAAAGGAGTAGTAGTTGGATTTACAGTAGGCTTTTTAGTGAGTCAACATGGATGGAACGGGTTATTATTAGCGTTTGTTTCGGTACTACCACAAAATTTAATTATTATTCCAGCGTTTCTTGTCATGACAACAATTGCTGCAAGTTTTTCTTTACGGATGATCAGGCATCAATTTATTCGGAAAATTACGGAACCGCTATTACCGCTGTTAATTCGTTACACTTGCTTTTTTCTTATCATTGGAGCAGTATTAGCTCTTGCTTCTAGTATAGAGGCATATGCCTCACCAGTTTTAATGAAAGAAGTCGTGGAAGCTATCAATAAAAAAT
- a CDS encoding GNAT family N-acetyltransferase encodes MKPLLLDFPTLFQTERLQVRKPFPGDGTEVYEAIQASLEDLLPWMPITSETEESAEENVRKAHGQFLLRETLAFHLYDKVSGTFIGAITLKPENWDIPKFSLHFWLHSAYTKQGYMTEAVKGAVQFAFDKLGARRLEIRCDATNVNACTLAERLEFILEGTMENDFLAPDGSLRDTRVYAKIN; translated from the coding sequence TTGAAACCATTATTATTAGATTTTCCAACATTATTTCAAACTGAGCGCTTGCAAGTACGTAAACCATTTCCTGGTGATGGTACAGAAGTATATGAAGCAATTCAAGCTTCTCTAGAAGATTTATTACCTTGGATGCCAATTACATCTGAAACAGAGGAAAGTGCTGAAGAAAACGTTCGTAAGGCTCACGGACAATTTTTACTTCGTGAAACACTTGCTTTCCACTTATATGATAAAGTATCTGGCACATTCATCGGAGCTATCACTCTCAAGCCTGAAAACTGGGATATTCCAAAGTTTTCTCTTCACTTCTGGCTACATAGCGCTTATACGAAGCAAGGCTATATGACAGAAGCTGTAAAAGGTGCTGTCCAGTTTGCTTTCGATAAACTAGGTGCTAGACGACTTGAAATCCGCTGTGATGCAACTAACGTAAATGCCTGTACCTTGGCAGAACGTCTTGAATTTATTTTAGAAGGTACGATGGAAAATGATTTCCTTGCGCCAGACGGCAGCTTACGTGATACACGTGTATACGCAAAGATTAATTAA
- a CDS encoding NUDIX hydrolase — protein MSNLAERTVKTEPIFDGRVIKVRVDEVVLPNGEMSKREIVNHPGAVAIIAVTDEGKIVLVEQYRKALEKAIVEIPAGKLELGEKPEVTAVRELEEETGYVCENMEFVTSFYTSPGFADEILYVYKATGLKQKENKAALDEDEFVELMEVSLEEAISFMENQRIHDAKTMFAVQYLQLQK, from the coding sequence GTGAGTAATCTTGCAGAGAGAACTGTGAAAACTGAACCGATTTTTGATGGTAGAGTTATTAAAGTTCGTGTTGATGAAGTAGTATTACCAAATGGGGAAATGAGTAAACGTGAAATTGTAAATCATCCTGGTGCAGTTGCTATTATTGCTGTTACAGATGAAGGGAAAATCGTACTTGTTGAACAGTATCGTAAGGCGCTTGAAAAGGCGATTGTGGAAATCCCTGCTGGGAAGTTAGAACTTGGAGAAAAACCAGAAGTAACAGCGGTTCGTGAATTAGAAGAAGAAACAGGATATGTATGTGAGAATATGGAATTTGTTACATCTTTTTATACATCACCAGGTTTTGCAGATGAGATCCTGTACGTATATAAAGCAACGGGATTAAAGCAGAAAGAGAATAAAGCAGCTTTAGATGAAGATGAATTCGTAGAATTAATGGAAGTATCATTAGAAGAGGCAATTTCATTTATGGAAAATCAACGCATTCATGATGCGAAGACGATGTTTGCTGTGCAATATTTACAATTACAAAAATAA